DNA from Deltaproteobacteria bacterium:
GCGCAGATCGAGTCGCCGGCCGAGCGCGTCAAGAAGCTCGTCGCGACCGAGGGGACCGTCGGGGCGTTCGCGTGGAAGGTGCTGTCGCGATCGCTGGCGTACACCGCGCGCCGCGTCGGCGAAATCTGCGATGACGTCGACGCGATCGACGACGCGATGCGCTGGGGCTACAACTGGGAACTGGGGCCGTTCGAAACCTGGGATGCACTGGGCTTCGCCGAAACCTACGACCGAATGGTCGCCGACGGCATCGCGCTACCGGAATCGGTCGCCGCGATGCGCAAGACCGGCGCGCCCGGCTTCTACCGCGACGATGGCGCCGTGTTCGACCTCGCCAAGGGCGAATACACCCCACGCGCGCCCGACCCGCGGACCGCGACGCTCGACGTGTTGCGCCGCGGCGACGCGCCCGTGCTGAAGAACGCCGGTGCCGAGGCGTGGGACCTGGGCGACGGCGTGCTCGGCGTCACCTTCAAGACGAAGGCGAACAGCCTCGACGCCGACGTCATCGCCATGCTCGGAGCCGCCGTCGACCGCGCGGAGCAGGATTTCCGCGCGATCGTGATCGCGAACCGCGGCGCCCACTTCTGCGTCGGCGCCAACTTGATGGCGATCGTCATGGCGGCCAATCAGAAGCTGTGGGACCAGCTCGAAGAGACGGTCCGCACGCTGCAAACGACCGTGCAGCGCATGAAGTACGCGCAGGTGCCGATCGTCGCCGCGCCGTTCGGCATGACCGTCGGGGGCGGTCTCGAGGTCTGCCTCGCGTCGTCGGCGGTCCAGGCGGCGGCCGAAACGTACGCCGGGCTCGTCGAGGTGGGCGTCGGCCTGATCCCGGGCGGCGGCGGCACGGTCAACCTGCTGTGGCGCGCACTCGAGAGCATCCCGGAGGGCACCGACCACAACGTGTTTGCCTCGGTCGCCCAGGTGTTCCGCAACATCGCCACCGCGGCGGTCGCCACGAGCGCCGAGGAGGCCAAGGCCAAGGGCTACTTCCGCGTCACCGACGGCGTGAGCTTCGACAAGGCGCGGCTTCTGGCGGAGGCCAAGGCGCGCGCGATCGGCATGGCGGAGTCCGGATACCACCCGCCGGTGCCGCGCGCCTATCGACTGCCCGGTGAGTCGGGCATCGCGACGCTTCAGATGCTGATCGACAGCATGGTGGCCGGCGGCCAGGCCACCGAGCACGACGGGCTGATCGCGCGCAAGCTCGCCACCGTGTTGTGCGGCGGCTCGGGCGGTGCGGCGCGCGAGATCACCGAGCAAGAGGTTCTCGACCTCGAGCGGGAAGCGTTCGTGAGCCTGTGCGGCGAGCCGAAGAGCCTCGAGCGCATGCAACACATGCTGATGAGGAACAAACCGCTGCGGAACTGACGCGACCGGATCACCTACAGGAGACAGACATGAAGGACATCGTCATTGCAGATTGCGTACGCTCGGCAGTCGGTCGCGCACACAAGGGATCGCTGGCGCAGACACGGCCGGACGAGTTTGCGGGAGAGGTCGTCGCGGGCCTGCTCAAGCGGTTCCCGCAACTCGAAGGCGCCGCGGTGGAAGACGTCATCATGGGCTGCGCCATGCCCGAGGGACCGCAGGGCATGAACGTCGCGCGCCTGATCGGCTTGCTCGCCGGCCTGCCGATCGAGACGTCCGCCGTGACGATCAACCGGTTTTGCTCCTCGGGCCTTCAGGCGATCGCGATGGCGTCGCAGGCGATCGCGTTCGGCAGCAATGACATCGTCGTCGCAGGCGGCGTCGAATCGATGTCGGCCGTGCCGATGACCGGGTTCGCGCCGAGCGCGTCGCCCAAACTGATGGCGGCCATGCCGACGGCATTCACCCCGATGGGCATCACGGCCGAGAACGTGGCCAAGAAGTTCGGCATCACGCGCGAGGACCAGGACGCGTTCGCGCTGCGGTCGCACCAGCGCGCCGCCGCGGCCCAGGCCGCCGGCAAGTTCGACGACGAGATCGTGCCGGTGACGGCCGTCAACTACGTCCGCGGAGAGCGGGTCGAGAGCGTGTTCGAGCGCGACGAGATGATCCGCCCGGACACGACGATGGAGGTTCTCGCCAAGCTCCGCCCCGCCTTCGCGGTCCATGGAACGGTGACGGCCGGCAACTCGTCGCCGCTGTCGGACGGGGCCGCGGCCGCGCTCGTGATGTCGAAGGCGAAAGCAGACGAGTTGGGGATCGAGCCCAAGGCGTACTTCCGCGCGTTCGTCACCGCGGGCGTCGACCCGGCCATCATGGGCGTCGGTCCGATTCCGGCGGTGCGCAAACTGCTCGCCAAGACCGGGTTGTCGCTTGCGGACATCGACATCATCGAGTTGAACGAGGCGTTTGCGAGCCAGGCGGTCTACGTCCAGCGCACGCTCGAAATTCCGGACGACAAGCTCAACGTCAACGGCGGCGCGATCGCGCTCGGCCATCCGCTCGGCTGCACGGGCGCCAAGCTCACCGCCACCGCGATCTACGAGTTGCATCGACGCGGCGGCCGCTATGCGATCGTGACGATGTGCATCGGCGGCGGCCAGGGCGCGGCCGGCCTCATCGAGCGGGCGTGAACCCGGGAGCGAACACGTCGGAGACTGCGCCGGGATCGGCGCCCGCCTCGGCGTGACGGCGATCCGCGGCGTCCGCGACA
Protein-coding regions in this window:
- a CDS encoding 3-hydroxyacyl-CoA dehydrogenase/enoyl-CoA hydratase family protein — encoded protein: MAKPIRRVAVLGAGTMGSGIAAHVANAGLPVLLLDIVPPDLNKLLKAKPAALFHPRAARMIETGVFDDALDRIATCDLVIEAVVERLDIKRSLFERVEQIVAGKDVIVSSNTSGLRIADMMEGRSPAFRQRFLITHFFNPPRYMKLLELVAGADTDADVMARVRRFATEALGKGVVVAKDTPNFIANRIGAHGMLATVHQMLADGLAPEDVDQICGVAMGRPKSAVFRTADVVGIDVLAHVADNCYASLVDDEDRDVFKLPDFVRAMVEAGRLGDKTGGGFYRKTKDGIETLDPKTGEYRPRGGDPAIRKACKAIAQIESPAERVKKLVATEGTVGAFAWKVLSRSLAYTARRVGEICDDVDAIDDAMRWGYNWELGPFETWDALGFAETYDRMVADGIALPESVAAMRKTGAPGFYRDDGAVFDLAKGEYTPRAPDPRTATLDVLRRGDAPVLKNAGAEAWDLGDGVLGVTFKTKANSLDADVIAMLGAAVDRAEQDFRAIVIANRGAHFCVGANLMAIVMAANQKLWDQLEETVRTLQTTVQRMKYAQVPIVAAPFGMTVGGGLEVCLASSAVQAAAETYAGLVEVGVGLIPGGGGTVNLLWRALESIPEGTDHNVFASVAQVFRNIATAAVATSAEEAKAKGYFRVTDGVSFDKARLLAEAKARAIGMAESGYHPPVPRAYRLPGESGIATLQMLIDSMVAGGQATEHDGLIARKLATVLCGGSGGAAREITEQEVLDLEREAFVSLCGEPKSLERMQHMLMRNKPLRN
- a CDS encoding thiolase family protein, which codes for MKDIVIADCVRSAVGRAHKGSLAQTRPDEFAGEVVAGLLKRFPQLEGAAVEDVIMGCAMPEGPQGMNVARLIGLLAGLPIETSAVTINRFCSSGLQAIAMASQAIAFGSNDIVVAGGVESMSAVPMTGFAPSASPKLMAAMPTAFTPMGITAENVAKKFGITREDQDAFALRSHQRAAAAQAAGKFDDEIVPVTAVNYVRGERVESVFERDEMIRPDTTMEVLAKLRPAFAVHGTVTAGNSSPLSDGAAAALVMSKAKADELGIEPKAYFRAFVTAGVDPAIMGVGPIPAVRKLLAKTGLSLADIDIIELNEAFASQAVYVQRTLEIPDDKLNVNGGAIALGHPLGCTGAKLTATAIYELHRRGGRYAIVTMCIGGGQGAAGLIERA